In the genome of Mucilaginibacter terrenus, one region contains:
- a CDS encoding AAA family ATPase — MQHRSEVEAADALKVAYEQIRAEIGKVIVGQDEVIKFVLISIFSNGHCLLVGVPGLAKTLLVQTVARVLDLDFKRIQFTPDLMPSDIIGSEILGEDRNFKFIPGPVFSNIILADEINRTPPKTQAALLEAMQEKAVTAAGVTHKLAKPFFVLATQNPIEQEGTYPLPEAQLDRFMFNVALSYPTFKEELQVVKNTTGTIDVAVNKQLNAEQIIYFQQLVRNIPVADNVLEYAVKLVGKTRPEGEFATPQVKRLLNWGAGPRASQFLILGAKCHAVLNGKYSPDIEDVRAVAKPILSHRIVRSYHAEADGLSAADIIESLF; from the coding sequence ATGCAACACCGCTCTGAAGTTGAGGCTGCCGATGCTTTGAAAGTTGCTTATGAGCAGATCAGGGCAGAGATAGGCAAGGTAATAGTAGGGCAGGATGAGGTAATTAAATTTGTGCTCATCTCCATCTTCAGTAACGGGCATTGCCTGCTGGTAGGTGTGCCCGGGCTGGCCAAAACGTTACTGGTGCAAACTGTTGCAAGGGTGCTCGATCTGGACTTTAAACGTATACAGTTCACGCCCGACCTGATGCCGTCTGATATTATCGGTTCGGAGATTTTAGGCGAGGACCGCAACTTTAAGTTTATACCAGGGCCGGTGTTCTCTAACATTATCCTGGCTGACGAGATAAACCGTACCCCTCCAAAAACACAGGCAGCGTTATTGGAAGCCATGCAGGAGAAAGCGGTAACTGCTGCCGGGGTAACCCACAAATTGGCAAAGCCCTTTTTTGTACTGGCCACGCAGAACCCGATAGAGCAGGAGGGAACCTATCCGTTACCCGAAGCACAGCTGGACCGCTTTATGTTTAACGTCGCGCTTAGCTATCCTACCTTTAAAGAGGAGCTGCAAGTAGTAAAGAATACTACAGGCACAATTGACGTTGCCGTTAACAAGCAATTGAACGCCGAGCAGATCATTTATTTTCAGCAACTGGTACGCAACATACCCGTGGCAGACAATGTGCTGGAATATGCTGTAAAGCTGGTAGGCAAAACAAGGCCGGAGGGTGAGTTTGCTACTCCGCAGGTGAAACGCCTGCTTAACTGGGGTGCAGGGCCACGTGCATCACAATTCCTGATACTGGGCGCTAAATGCCACGCTGTATTGAATGGCAAATACTCACCAGATATAGAAGACGTAAGGGCGGTTGCCAAACCTATCCTCAGCCACCGTATAGTGCGCAGTTACCACGCCGAAGCGGATGGGCTCTCGGCAGCTGACATTATCGAGTCGCTATTTTAG
- the cysS gene encoding cysteine--tRNA ligase, whose amino-acid sequence MEQKLFVYNTLTRKKEEFIPLDAPHVGMYVCGPTVYSDVHLGNCRTFISFDLIFRYLLHLGYKVRYVRNITDAGHLESDSDVGEDKVSKKARLAQLEPMEIVQRYTVDFHNVMQIFNALPPSIEPTATGHIIEQIELVKEILAKGFAYEVDGSVYFDVEKYNQTQDYGILNGRKLEDMLNNTRSLGGQDDKKGKLDFALWIKAKPEHLMKWPSPWGVGFPGWHLECSAMSNKYLGHKFDIHGGGMDLMPTHHTNEIAQNVASCGNIPATYWLHTNMLTTNGQKMSKSLGNSFLPHELFTGDHPLLKKGYSPMVVRFFFMQASYRSTVDFSNEAIEAAEIFYKKLAESAKKLTTLEQKTLVVVDDEAQNAIIAACEDCYTAMNDNFNSPKTLEALNNLSKWINSFANQTRNSGEISAETFERMKNTYNDFFFDVLGLKHEDSDNADTDELMSLIVNLRNQAKANKDYATSDKIREGLKQIGFQLNDNKQGTTDWVRI is encoded by the coding sequence ATGGAACAAAAACTATTTGTTTACAACACTTTAACACGAAAAAAAGAAGAATTCATACCGCTGGACGCGCCCCACGTGGGCATGTACGTATGCGGCCCTACTGTATATAGCGATGTTCATTTAGGCAATTGCCGTACTTTCATATCATTTGATCTAATATTCCGTTACCTGCTACACCTGGGTTACAAGGTGCGTTATGTGCGTAATATAACCGATGCCGGCCACCTTGAGAGTGACTCAGACGTTGGCGAAGACAAAGTATCTAAAAAGGCTCGCCTGGCTCAACTGGAGCCTATGGAGATCGTACAGAGATACACTGTAGATTTCCACAACGTAATGCAAATTTTTAATGCGTTACCGCCAAGTATAGAGCCCACTGCTACCGGCCACATTATTGAACAAATAGAATTAGTGAAAGAAATACTGGCTAAAGGCTTCGCTTATGAAGTTGACGGATCGGTATACTTTGATGTCGAGAAATACAACCAGACTCAGGATTACGGCATTTTGAACGGACGTAAGTTGGAAGACATGCTGAACAATACCCGCAGCCTTGGCGGTCAAGATGACAAAAAAGGCAAGTTGGATTTCGCGCTGTGGATTAAAGCTAAACCCGAACACCTGATGAAATGGCCCTCGCCATGGGGGGTAGGATTTCCCGGTTGGCACCTGGAGTGCTCGGCTATGAGCAACAAGTACCTTGGACATAAATTTGATATACACGGCGGCGGTATGGACCTGATGCCAACACACCACACCAACGAAATTGCTCAAAACGTAGCCAGCTGCGGCAATATACCAGCTACTTATTGGCTGCATACCAATATGCTTACTACCAATGGCCAAAAAATGTCCAAATCGCTTGGAAACAGCTTTTTGCCGCATGAACTTTTTACAGGCGACCATCCGCTGCTTAAAAAAGGATACAGCCCGATGGTAGTGCGCTTCTTTTTTATGCAGGCCAGTTACCGCAGTACAGTAGATTTTTCAAACGAAGCTATTGAGGCAGCTGAGATCTTCTATAAAAAACTTGCGGAGTCTGCTAAAAAGTTAACTACGCTTGAACAAAAGACCTTAGTAGTTGTTGATGACGAAGCTCAAAACGCCATAATAGCAGCCTGCGAAGATTGCTATACAGCAATGAATGATAATTTTAATTCGCCGAAAACGTTAGAAGCACTGAATAACTTGTCCAAGTGGATAAATTCGTTTGCTAACCAGACGCGTAATTCTGGAGAAATTAGTGCTGAGACGTTTGAAAGGATGAAGAATACTTATAACGATTTCTTTTTTGACGTTTTGGGTTTGAAGCACGAGGACAGCGATAATGCCGATACCGATGAGCTGATGAGCCTTATAGTAAACCTGCGCAACCAGGCTAAGGCTAATAAAGACTACGCTACATCAGACAAGATACGTGAAGGACTAAAGCAAATAGGCTTTCAACTGAATGATAATAAACAAGGTACTACAGATTGGGTAAGAATTTAA
- a CDS encoding peptidylprolyl isomerase: MRKLGVFILNIFLILSVAQAQTDSTAKAKADTAAQPTGPVRTLDKIAGIVGGSVILQSDIELQYAQYLVSGQQPDPRVKCQLLQIQLTQKLLAQQAVIDSVQVKDDEVDADVERRMRSFIQRAGGQEKLESFLGRSIIQYKDEIRPDIKESMVAQRMRQKITEKVNTTPQDVRRYFEAIPKDSLPTFNKEVEVGEIVFNPKLTKDEKQLYKEKAEELRQRAKKGEDFGALARLYSQDPGSAPEGGDLGFNDRNGYVKEFSAVAFKMKAGDISPVFESDFGFHFLQVIERRGEQIHVRHILITPNVTAESLVRAKASADSLYNVMKSNKAIDFSTAAAIYSDDKETKYNGGMMLNAENVQTRSTYIPTDKLDPQVALVVDTLKVGTFSQPVLYSDPQTNKKSYKILYLKSVTDAHKANFDQDFAKLKEMATEDKLSKTVSEWFEKRRKQTFIKIDPEYQTCGVLKNWLTPTTTAQVK, encoded by the coding sequence ATGAGAAAATTAGGCGTATTCATTTTAAATATCTTTCTTATCCTGTCTGTGGCACAGGCGCAAACAGATTCTACAGCGAAAGCAAAAGCCGATACCGCTGCGCAGCCAACCGGGCCGGTACGGACACTCGATAAAATTGCCGGTATAGTTGGCGGGAGCGTTATTTTACAGTCGGACATTGAGCTGCAATATGCGCAGTACCTGGTAAGCGGCCAACAGCCCGATCCACGAGTAAAATGCCAGCTGCTGCAAATCCAGCTTACACAAAAATTGCTGGCACAGCAGGCGGTGATAGATAGCGTGCAGGTGAAAGACGACGAGGTAGATGCTGATGTAGAGCGCCGTATGCGCAGCTTTATACAGCGTGCCGGTGGCCAGGAAAAACTAGAATCGTTCCTGGGCAGGTCTATTATCCAATACAAAGACGAGATACGCCCGGACATTAAAGAATCCATGGTAGCACAACGTATGCGCCAGAAGATAACCGAAAAGGTAAACACTACACCGCAGGATGTTAGGCGTTATTTTGAAGCGATCCCTAAAGACAGCCTGCCCACCTTTAATAAAGAGGTAGAAGTTGGGGAGATTGTTTTTAACCCTAAACTTACCAAAGACGAAAAACAGCTATATAAAGAAAAAGCAGAGGAACTTCGCCAGCGCGCTAAAAAAGGAGAAGACTTTGGTGCTTTGGCCAGGTTATATTCACAGGATCCCGGTTCGGCACCTGAAGGTGGTGACCTGGGTTTTAACGACCGTAATGGTTATGTAAAAGAATTCTCGGCAGTTGCCTTTAAGATGAAGGCAGGTGATATATCACCCGTTTTTGAAAGTGATTTCGGGTTCCACTTTTTACAGGTGATAGAACGCCGTGGTGAACAGATACATGTACGCCATATATTAATTACGCCGAATGTTACAGCGGAAAGCCTGGTAAGGGCAAAAGCCAGCGCCGATAGCTTGTACAATGTAATGAAAAGCAACAAAGCAATAGATTTTTCTACCGCAGCTGCAATTTACTCCGACGATAAGGAAACCAAATACAACGGCGGGATGATGCTGAATGCAGAAAACGTACAAACCCGTTCTACCTACATCCCTACAGATAAGCTAGACCCGCAGGTCGCGCTTGTGGTAGATACGTTGAAAGTTGGTACTTTCTCGCAGCCGGTGTTATATTCTGATCCGCAAACGAACAAAAAAAGTTATAAGATCCTTTACCTTAAATCGGTTACCGATGCGCACAAAGCAAACTTTGATCAGGATTTTGCTAAGCTGAAAGAAATGGCAACTGAAGACAAGTTGAGCAAGACTGTTTCGGAATGGTTTGAAAAACGACGTAAGCAAACTTTCATTAAGATTGACCCGGAATACCAAACATGCGGCGTGCTTAAGAACTGGCTAACCCCAACCACAACAGCACAGGTAAAATAA
- the rdgB gene encoding RdgB/HAM1 family non-canonical purine NTP pyrophosphatase gives MQELVFATNNRHKLEEVSAKLNGRFKLLTLDDIGFTDDIEETGTTFRENASIKSTLIWDCYQLNCFGDDSGLEIDTLNGEPGIYSARYAGTHGDHQANIDKVLKNLSGSDNRKAHFRTVISLIWEGTGHFFEGIVEGTIRTEMSGAKGFGYDPIFQPDGYDVTFAEMTLEEKNAISHRAIAVEKLVAFLNSATK, from the coding sequence ATGCAGGAACTAGTATTCGCTACCAACAACCGCCATAAACTGGAAGAAGTATCGGCCAAACTTAACGGCCGTTTTAAATTGCTCACGCTGGATGACATCGGCTTTACCGATGATATAGAAGAGACCGGCACCACTTTTCGTGAGAATGCATCTATAAAAAGCACACTGATATGGGACTGCTACCAGCTAAATTGCTTTGGCGATGATAGCGGACTGGAGATTGATACCCTGAACGGAGAACCCGGTATTTACTCGGCACGGTATGCCGGCACACATGGTGATCACCAGGCAAATATTGATAAGGTGTTAAAAAATCTTAGCGGTTCAGACAATCGCAAGGCACATTTCCGCACGGTTATATCGCTGATATGGGAAGGTACCGGGCACTTTTTTGAAGGTATTGTTGAGGGGACCATCCGTACGGAGATGTCAGGCGCAAAGGGCTTTGGTTACGATCCCATTTTTCAGCCCGACGGTTATGACGTTACGTTTGCAGAGATGACCTTGGAGGAGAAGAACGCTATAAGCCACCGTGCCATCGCGGTTGAAAAGCTCGTAGCATTCCTTAACTCGGCAACTAAATAG
- a CDS encoding OstA-like protein — protein MIKYVFSILFILTTVTAFSQKKSVVNLIRSTSTENVRINGKDVVKVHQGVFQQDYSVMRSDSAYFYVQDNAFDAFGHVNITQGDTLNIFSDKLNYNGNTKVAILTDNVKMVDKDATLTTNYLTYNTATRIGTYTGGGKIVNKDNTLTSKNGYYFAFSRDAYFRYDVVEVTPDALIKTDTMRYNSGTRIAYFYGPTNIYDTKDKKDTLYTENGLYNTITEQAFFGKRNLYKSGTKRLKGDSLFYDKKAGLGRAVKHVIFTDSEQKTNLYGDLANYYKDEERTVVTQDPYVVIVTEERDTTAKDSVAPNAVKDVKGGKGKKVSPIKAPSLDAAKAPLGTPVKTTPPVSPIKAPALGTPVKALSTDTLAKRDTSIKVDSLAKLKPKEKTKHDSVYISADVLVTQMMTYKAYKDMIEKERLSRIRDTTKIKAANAKAGAKFRREELLVLRPPGSRRDSIMLPLLFGLPKKQATPVLAATGKADKGAKGRQQPKAANGQEQPPRELADEVDNDPVFKVRPITLSDTARIRIVKAYHNAKLFKSDLQAKSDSMFYSYADSTLRCFVNPLIWTQGSQLSGDTITLQMRNKKIDNLMMFPAAFIVNIEKDDSVNFNQVSGKRMRGFFKDDKLDRMYVSGNAESIYYSRDSGKVSGMERSLTTRMRILFKDNSATDVFNVTKPEHRYGPLAKFKEDERILKGFIWKPKERPISKESIIPSYSRKQAAAAAKNNKGKPPLKPGTSDKMPADTAKNKPPALLLPKGSKDSTGVKPAPLLKPAADKTIVKPAAKPVGGVKADTTKKQVKDTTAVKKP, from the coding sequence GTGATAAAATACGTCTTTAGTATCCTCTTTATACTCACTACTGTTACTGCATTCTCGCAGAAAAAATCTGTAGTGAACCTTATCCGTTCCACAAGTACTGAGAACGTAAGGATAAATGGGAAAGATGTGGTGAAGGTACACCAGGGCGTATTTCAGCAGGATTACTCGGTAATGCGGTCAGACAGTGCTTACTTCTACGTGCAGGACAATGCTTTTGATGCCTTTGGCCACGTGAACATTACCCAGGGCGACACGCTGAATATCTTTAGCGATAAACTTAACTATAACGGCAATACCAAAGTTGCCATCCTTACCGACAATGTAAAGATGGTTGACAAGGATGCCACGCTCACCACCAATTATCTTACCTACAACACGGCTACCCGCATTGGTACTTATACCGGAGGCGGTAAAATTGTAAATAAAGACAACACGCTTACCAGTAAGAACGGCTACTATTTTGCTTTTTCGAGAGATGCTTACTTCCGTTATGATGTAGTAGAGGTTACGCCCGACGCCTTGATAAAGACCGATACCATGCGGTATAATTCGGGTACGCGCATAGCCTACTTTTATGGCCCAACCAACATTTACGATACTAAGGACAAGAAGGACACGCTTTACACCGAAAATGGATTGTATAATACCATTACAGAACAAGCTTTTTTTGGTAAAAGGAACTTGTATAAATCGGGCACAAAAAGGTTAAAAGGGGACAGTCTGTTTTATGATAAAAAAGCAGGCCTTGGCCGTGCGGTAAAGCATGTGATATTTACAGATAGTGAGCAGAAAACCAATTTATATGGCGACCTGGCAAACTATTACAAAGATGAAGAGCGCACTGTAGTAACCCAGGACCCGTATGTTGTTATTGTTACTGAGGAACGTGATACTACCGCTAAGGATTCTGTTGCTCCTAACGCTGTTAAAGATGTTAAGGGAGGAAAGGGTAAAAAAGTATCTCCTATTAAAGCGCCGTCATTAGACGCTGCCAAAGCGCCTTTGGGCACTCCCGTAAAAACAACTCCACCAGTTAGCCCCATAAAAGCCCCGGCACTAGGTACGCCGGTAAAAGCCCTGAGTACAGATACGCTTGCCAAACGGGATACCTCAATAAAAGTCGATTCTCTTGCGAAGCTAAAACCTAAGGAGAAGACCAAGCACGATTCCGTGTACATATCTGCCGATGTACTGGTCACCCAAATGATGACCTACAAGGCGTATAAGGACATGATTGAGAAGGAGCGGCTCTCCCGCATACGCGATACCACCAAGATAAAAGCAGCAAACGCCAAAGCAGGCGCTAAATTCAGGCGCGAGGAGCTGCTTGTACTAAGGCCGCCGGGCAGCCGTCGGGATAGCATTATGTTGCCCCTGCTGTTTGGATTACCAAAAAAACAAGCCACACCGGTTTTAGCTGCAACTGGTAAAGCCGATAAGGGTGCCAAAGGCAGGCAGCAGCCAAAAGCTGCAAACGGACAGGAACAGCCCCCAAGGGAACTGGCCGACGAGGTTGATAACGACCCTGTTTTTAAGGTGAGGCCAATAACACTGAGTGATACAGCCCGCATCAGGATTGTTAAGGCTTACCATAACGCAAAGCTTTTTAAATCTGACCTGCAGGCAAAGTCAGACTCAATGTTCTACAGTTATGCCGATTCCACACTCCGCTGCTTTGTAAACCCACTCATCTGGACGCAGGGATCGCAACTCTCCGGTGATACCATTACGCTGCAAATGCGTAACAAAAAGATTGACAACCTGATGATGTTCCCGGCCGCGTTTATTGTAAATATTGAGAAAGACGACTCGGTGAACTTTAATCAGGTATCCGGCAAGCGGATGCGCGGCTTTTTTAAGGATGACAAGCTTGATCGCATGTATGTATCGGGCAATGCCGAAAGCATTTACTACTCTCGTGATAGCGGAAAAGTATCAGGCATGGAGCGTTCCCTTACCACCAGGATGCGGATATTGTTTAAGGATAACAGCGCTACCGACGTGTTTAACGTTACCAAGCCGGAGCATAGATATGGCCCGCTGGCCAAGTTTAAGGAGGATGAGCGGATACTGAAAGGCTTTATTTGGAAGCCAAAAGAAAGGCCGATTTCCAAGGAGTCCATCATTCCGTCATACAGCCGCAAACAAGCCGCTGCCGCCGCTAAGAATAACAAGGGCAAGCCCCCGTTAAAGCCGGGCACAAGCGATAAGATGCCTGCTGATACCGCGAAAAACAAACCGCCCGCATTGTTGCTGCCAAAGGGTAGCAAGGACAGTACCGGCGTAAAGCCTGCTCCTTTGTTAAAGCCTGCCGCCGACAAGACCATAGTAAAGCCGGCAGCGAAACCGGTTGGAGGCGTTAAAGCGGATACAACTAAGAAACAGGTTAAGGATACTACTGCTGTTAAAAAGCCATAG
- a CDS encoding endonuclease/exonuclease/phosphatase family protein produces MKDSKGLGFFGKVFLWANCALCIALLISYLAPYTDPRKVWVIAFFGLAYPPLLLFNFIMIVYWMVRGRLYFLLSLITVIVGYKILLNNVGFRWNSNEPRTANSNAIRIMTYNAHEFKRYGSDNDISTKHEILQLIAENDPDVLGIQEFYTRKRGQYDMIDSIKKIMKSEFYYFEPFSVNYDQAEGMAIFSRYPIFNFGLIALSGKTTGNQCLFADIQKGDKKIRIYSMHLQSIRFEPEDYKYLGDVSKKGKANMSATKRLGSKLKAAFLKRAEQVYTVKDHAKQCPYPYIYSGDFNDTPASYAVNVMATGMKNTFREKGTGIGRTYNGDFPNYQIDYIMASPHFDVKGYQIIQKKLSDHYPVTADLLLK; encoded by the coding sequence ATGAAGGATAGTAAAGGACTAGGATTTTTCGGTAAAGTTTTTTTATGGGCCAACTGCGCCTTGTGCATTGCTTTACTGATTAGCTACCTTGCCCCATATACCGATCCCAGAAAAGTTTGGGTAATTGCTTTTTTTGGCTTGGCGTATCCCCCGCTACTGTTATTTAACTTTATCATGATCGTCTATTGGATGGTTAGGGGTAGGCTGTATTTTCTGCTGTCATTAATTACAGTTATTGTCGGCTACAAGATACTACTTAACAATGTCGGCTTCAGATGGAACAGCAACGAGCCACGGACGGCAAACAGCAATGCCATTAGAATTATGACCTATAATGCCCACGAATTTAAGCGTTATGGATCAGACAATGACATATCAACCAAGCACGAGATACTGCAATTAATAGCAGAGAATGATCCGGATGTATTAGGAATACAAGAGTTTTATACCCGAAAACGCGGGCAGTACGACATGATCGATTCCATAAAGAAGATCATGAAAAGCGAATTTTACTATTTTGAACCATTTTCCGTTAATTACGATCAGGCTGAAGGGATGGCTATCTTTTCGAGGTATCCAATTTTTAACTTTGGTCTTATCGCCCTTTCAGGTAAAACTACAGGTAACCAATGTCTTTTTGCAGATATCCAAAAGGGTGATAAAAAGATTCGCATCTACAGTATGCATCTGCAATCGATACGGTTTGAACCGGAAGACTATAAATACCTAGGCGATGTATCCAAGAAAGGCAAGGCAAATATGTCGGCAACCAAGCGCCTTGGCAGTAAGCTTAAAGCGGCTTTCCTAAAAAGGGCCGAACAGGTTTATACCGTTAAAGATCATGCAAAACAATGCCCTTATCCATACATATACTCAGGCGATTTCAATGATACACCTGCTTCATACGCGGTGAATGTTATGGCGACAGGCATGAAAAATACTTTTAGAGAAAAAGGCACGGGCATTGGCCGCACCTATAATGGCGATTTCCCAAACTACCAGATAGATTATATTATGGCAAGCCCGCATTTTGATGTAAAAGGTTACCAGATCATTCAAAAAAAACTGTCTGATCATTACCCTGTAACTGCAGATCTGTTGCTAAAATGA
- the tilS gene encoding tRNA lysidine(34) synthetase TilS — protein MLPVERFTGFINQHNLFRRDTKILAAVSGGMDSVLMAHLLSLSGYNFGIAHCNFMLRGSEADADQEFTRQLSQRLNKPFYTINFDTAAYASEHKISIQMAARDLRYNWFDQLLKTEGFDTVALAHHQNDTIETILLNLTRGTGIAGLHGILPKNGSLVRPLLGFTRDEIEQIVTAEQIEYREDSSNASTKYARNKIRHEVVPALKALNPNLEATFENTLRGFRELEQLLDETVERHRNQLVTVADDEIRIEIDQIDKLSPKRLLLFKLLQPYGFTEPVVDDLLTALGKHPGRVFESGTHQLVVDRKEIIISELSQLPFEEITIEAHQHTAHFGNYKLTILHDDSPLIVKDNPLAVSIDADKLSYPLTVRSWKQGDQFYPLGMRTRKKLSDFFVSEKVPLHKKKDVPVLVNANGNIIWLGGYRLDNRYKVDDTTKKVTIFELTKI, from the coding sequence ATGCTTCCTGTAGAACGCTTTACCGGGTTTATAAACCAACATAATCTATTCCGCAGGGACACAAAAATTCTGGCGGCAGTAAGCGGCGGTATGGATTCTGTTCTGATGGCGCATTTACTTAGCTTATCTGGTTATAATTTTGGCATAGCTCATTGCAACTTTATGCTTCGCGGCAGTGAGGCAGATGCCGACCAGGAATTTACCCGACAGCTTTCGCAGCGACTGAACAAACCTTTCTATACCATTAACTTTGATACCGCGGCTTACGCATCAGAACACAAAATATCTATCCAGATGGCTGCCCGCGATCTTAGGTATAATTGGTTTGATCAGCTTCTTAAAACCGAAGGCTTTGATACAGTTGCCCTTGCACACCATCAGAACGATACGATTGAAACAATATTGTTAAACCTTACACGTGGCACAGGCATAGCCGGACTTCATGGCATTTTACCCAAAAACGGCAGCCTGGTACGCCCCTTACTAGGCTTTACCAGAGACGAGATAGAGCAGATAGTAACTGCTGAACAAATTGAGTACAGGGAGGATAGTTCCAACGCCTCTACCAAGTATGCACGTAACAAGATAAGGCATGAAGTTGTGCCGGCTCTGAAGGCACTTAACCCTAACCTTGAGGCTACCTTTGAGAATACGTTGCGTGGTTTTAGGGAACTGGAGCAATTGCTTGATGAAACCGTGGAGAGGCACCGCAACCAGCTTGTAACGGTTGCAGACGATGAGATACGCATTGAGATTGATCAGATAGATAAGCTGTCGCCCAAGAGGCTGCTTCTGTTTAAACTGCTGCAGCCTTATGGCTTTACAGAGCCGGTGGTAGACGACCTGCTGACTGCTCTGGGTAAACACCCCGGCAGGGTGTTCGAAAGCGGAACTCACCAGTTGGTGGTCGATCGTAAAGAGATCATTATTTCTGAATTATCGCAGCTGCCTTTTGAAGAGATCACCATAGAGGCTCATCAGCATACGGCTCACTTCGGCAACTATAAGCTTACTATTTTACATGATGATAGCCCGTTGATTGTGAAAGATAATCCGCTGGCTGTATCAATTGATGCTGATAAGCTTAGCTACCCGCTTACCGTACGCAGCTGGAAGCAGGGCGATCAATTTTACCCTTTAGGGATGCGGACACGTAAGAAGCTAAGTGATTTTTTCGTTAGTGAGAAGGTGCCGCTCCATAAAAAGAAGGATGTACCCGTGTTAGTGAATGCCAATGGCAACATCATTTGGCTGGGCGGCTACCGGCTCGACAACAGGTACAAGGTAGATGATACAACTAAAAAAGTTACTATATTCGAACTCACCAAAATATGA
- a CDS encoding gliding motility protein RemB, translating to MKKTIISSIILLFTAGAVKAQSVYQPYSYQFYQKLNADVYSTKTRVHTAFKPYFADDSLLSARYDSLVNYGVVKQGAYAKIFNEHLIDVKKPTSTFYADLLPDFQIGRDFSGKKTTHYSSIGLQLGGTAAGSKLSYNITGYLSNAKFPDYISTYINQVGIIPGTAVARVLASDPDAYNWRYITANVSYTPSKYFNFSAGRDKSFVGDGYRSMLLSDYASPYPYFRVTANVGNVKYISMWGYFNDPAATSDLFIDRHKWGVFHYLDWNVSNRVSIGFFDSVIWADQDDSGHKHGFDLNYINPFIFLRPVEASNGSPDNALIGLTTKYKISDGLTAYGQFSLDEFESKQFFSNPGSYRNKFGYQLGVRGANLFGVKNLNYLAETNSARPYTYSERSSIVNYSANSEPLAHPWGANFREYVGLLNYSYQRFDFSGEVDLGHYGLDVGTAENNGKNIFLSYRNPVKFDGNYIGQGLTTNMVYLQGKVAFVINPKTNLRVELGGIYRTEKNSAFNDKTAMITFGIRSSFRDMYTDLTSFRSH from the coding sequence ATGAAGAAAACCATAATCAGCAGTATAATTTTACTGTTTACTGCGGGTGCGGTAAAGGCCCAGTCTGTGTATCAACCCTATTCTTACCAGTTTTACCAAAAGCTGAATGCAGACGTATATTCCACCAAAACCCGTGTTCACACTGCATTTAAACCATATTTCGCTGATGATTCTTTATTAAGTGCCCGTTACGATTCGCTGGTAAATTATGGGGTTGTGAAGCAGGGTGCTTATGCCAAGATATTTAATGAGCACCTTATTGATGTTAAGAAGCCAACGTCAACATTTTATGCTGACCTGCTGCCTGACTTCCAGATCGGTCGGGATTTTTCCGGGAAGAAGACTACTCATTACAGTTCGATAGGTTTACAGCTTGGTGGTACAGCTGCCGGTAGTAAATTATCTTACAACATAACCGGGTACCTCAGCAATGCAAAGTTCCCTGATTATATTTCTACTTACATCAATCAGGTGGGCATTATACCCGGTACTGCAGTTGCCCGCGTGCTGGCCAGCGATCCGGATGCTTACAACTGGCGGTACATCACAGCAAATGTATCTTACACCCCTAGCAAGTACTTCAACTTTTCCGCCGGGCGCGACAAATCTTTTGTGGGAGATGGTTACCGTTCTATGCTTTTGTCAGATTATGCGTCGCCTTATCCCTATTTCAGGGTTACCGCTAACGTGGGGAATGTTAAATACATTTCTATGTGGGGCTACTTTAATGATCCGGCTGCTACCAGCGATTTGTTCATTGATCGGCATAAATGGGGCGTATTCCACTACCTTGACTGGAATGTCAGCAACCGGGTGTCCATTGGTTTCTTCGATTCTGTTATTTGGGCTGACCAGGATGACTCAGGGCACAAGCACGGGTTCGACCTTAACTATATAAACCCTTTTATTTTCCTGCGCCCGGTGGAAGCCTCTAATGGTTCTCCGGATAACGCGCTTATTGGTCTTACCACCAAATACAAGATAAGCGATGGCCTTACAGCTTACGGCCAGTTCTCACTTGATGAGTTTGAGTCTAAGCAGTTCTTCTCTAACCCGGGTAGCTACCGTAATAAATTTGGCTACCAGCTTGGTGTAAGGGGAGCTAACCTTTTTGGAGTGAAGAACCTGAACTACCTTGCCGAAACCAACAGTGCAAGGCCTTATACCTATTCAGAACGTTCTTCTATCGTTAACTATTCGGCCAACAGCGAACCACTTGCACATCCATGGGGTGCTAACTTCCGCGAATACGTAGGCTTGCTTAACTACTCCTATCAGCGCTTTGACTTTTCCGGCGAAGTAGACCTTGGCCATTACGGCCTTGATGTAGGTACTGCGGAGAACAATGGTAAAAATATCTTCCTGTCGTACCGCAACCCGGTTAAGTTTGATGGGAATTACATTGGCCAGGGTTTAACAACCAATATGGTTTACCTTCAGGGGAAAGTGGCATTCGTTATCAATCCTAAAACCAATTTACGTGTGGAACTTGGTGGTATTTACCGCACCGAGAAGAACAGCGCTTTTAATGATAAAACTGCAATGATCACCTTTGGTATCCGCAGCTCGTTCAGGGATATGTATACTGATCTTACAAGTTTCCGGTCGCACTAA